Genomic DNA from Candidatus Methylomirabilota bacterium:
AAGTAGAGGATGCCGTTGTAGCGTCCGAGCCGGCTCGTGCGAAGCCCGCTCCCGCGATGCGCCCAGGACGAGTCGACGACGTACTGCGCGAAGGCCGCCACGACGAGGATCGGCAGGATCCAGGGAAACGCGCCCCGGACCGCGCCCGCCGCGAGGCCGCTGGTGACGAAGAAGCAGTCGGCCGCGTGGTCGAACGCTCCACCGGAGGCGGTGGCGGCGCCCCGGCGGCGCGCGACGGGCCCGTCGAGCAGATCCGTCGCGATGGCCGCGGCG
This window encodes:
- a CDS encoding CDP-alcohol phosphatidyltransferase family protein yields the protein AAAIATDLLDGPVARRRGAATASGGAFDHAADCFFVTSGLAAGAVRGAFPWILPILVVAAFAQYVVDSSWAHRGSGLRTSRLGRYNGILYFAPLGGDILVRAGLPALQPAVTVLVWLLVVSTVLSMAWRLWAVTRPSRKAPGSLAGERGDRPRR